The following is a genomic window from Malus sylvestris chromosome 12, drMalSylv7.2, whole genome shotgun sequence.
agGTGTAAGACACTTATGTATATGATATATACATAATAAATTTACTCAAATACGTCTAGGTTTGCGCCTAGGCGTTAGatgatatataaataaatttactcAAATCTGTCTAGGCGCTAGGCTTCAGTTCGCCGCTCGCCTAgacctagcgtcttttagaaccctTAACCTTAATTATGAACGACATTAATATTGTCTACTATCTAAAAGGATTTGATTGTCTACAATTTTTTAGGACCTTTTACGGTTTTAAATTCCACCCATCCTTCCGACtattcctggcttcgccactggttactgttcattaagagCAATTATTGTTCAatgggtggattgaatagtgaatAGCCTGGGGGATGGCTCCCACGCTGGAATTGCTCTAATTCTGAAAAGAACTACATTTAGGTCTTGGCCTAAGACAAACAAAAAGGGTAAAAATGGATCTCCCTGTCTCAACCCTCTCTGGAGCTTTGATGTAACCAAACCGCGTGGTTCCCGTTTATTACAACGTTGTATGTTAGTAACGCGTTCCTGGAGCCGTGCGCAGAAAATTTGCGGGAATCCGAAAGCTCTCATACTGCCCGCAAAGAATTATGAGGATCCCTTTTACCACGTCAACATCGTATCAAAGGTGGCACACTTGGCAGTTTGCCACGTGTCAAAAAAATGGTCCAATTGGAGCTCTTTTCGTCTGCGAAGAGGCTGACTTCTGCGCCGCACCTAGCGTTAAGTCTCTGCAAATCACAGTTTCCCCAatctaaaaccctaaatttcaATCCAAATCTCTAAACCCCAAAGTGAAATCCTAACACAAATTCATAAATCCTGCAACTTTATCCCCAAAATGCGATTGTCCGGATCGGGGTTCGGATTAATTTCTATGGTTTTGGCGCGGAGGACGTGAATCCGATCAGAAAACGAGCACAGAATTCCGAATTCAATGGATAGAATCGGTTTTCTGGCGGTGTTTTTCATCGTCTTCGTCGTCGCCGATGTTTCCGATGCTGCTGCTGCGCTCTCCAAGCACAGAATTTTGATTGGTGAGCCTCAAAACGACAATACGACAGTACCAGTaactctctttccctctccagATTCtgaatttctatttttttttagttcaaaCTTCGAAAATTTACTTGTTTTCGAAAACTTTAGGGCAAGGAGGGTTCTCCGGTGCCTAGTCCGCTGCTGCCTCCTACGGTGTCAAGTTCTGGTGGAAATGGGTCGGATACTAAGCCGGTTGATGACCCGAGTAAGGAGAAAGTGGAGTCTTCGCAACCCGCGAAGACTCCGAAACCGAAAGTGGATCAGGGCCCCAAGGTGGGTTTGAATAATGATACTAAAAAGGGTGAAGGGAAGGATGTGGAAACAGAAAAGAAGCATCCAGAGCCTGCCAAGACATCGAATGATGATCCGAAGCCGGATACCGACAAGGTCAAATATAATCCAAAGGAGGACACTGACAAGGTGTTGAAAGATAATCctaaggagaaggagaaggataatccaaaggagaaggagaaggagaaggagaaggataatccgaaggagaaggagaaggagaaggagaaagagaaggagaaggataaTCCaagggagaaggagaaggagaaggagaagcagGAGAGCTGCGCTGGGGTAACCAAAATCAAAACATGTGCGGTCAAGGATGTGGCAGTTGCTTGCATTAAGAACTTCAGTAGTGGTAATGTGCATAACTGTTGATACTATTTCGCTGACATTCTACACTATTTGATTTACAAGAAAATGTGCAGTATAGTTTAAGGGATATTATTATCTATAATGGTTTTACAAATTAGGATGTTGAGATGGAATTCAAAGATGAAAACATTTTGGTGACATCGTTTTGCTTGCTTGAGTATACTACATAGGAATACTTGTCGAGTACATTTGTGCTATTGTTAGAACGTAGAACTAGTTATTGGTTGGTTTGTAGTGTCTACTGTGTGAAAATCAAAGCTTCTTATTTATGCAGCTGCAAATGGTCGAAAGTCATTTCTTGTGAGTACTATATGTAACACATTTTTTTGTGTGGAAAGGCATTGCCGTTCAGTACATGTTCTTTATCACGATTATATAGAAACTTGGCTTGCTCTATGACAATAGGCTTGGTAGTAAGGCATTTCTTCTTAATTAAGAAGTTTATAAACATGATATCTGAACCATCAATCTGTAAATGTTAACACATTTCAGTTTTGATTTATCGATCAATGCCGCTGGGCTCTAGGTCACTACTTCTGTAAGATTAGTTTGAAATTATCTGGGGATTCTGTTGGATATTAAAAAGCTTAAAGGCGCCCCCCTGTGTCAGTTGCATATCAGACTTGGTTTGATGTAGTAGTCACATCTACCACAATCTTGCAGACTGTTTCTTTGACATTTCTAAATATTTAATGCTTTTTCCAAAATTCCGGCTTACattgttgcttttttttttggtttttgcttGGTCGGCCTTGATTTGGGCAGTTTATTGAAATCTTTTGGACTTTAAAGGAAAAAATTATGGCTAACGGAGTTTAATGAATATAAAGAGGCAGAATTAGACCCGATTTCAGTGTCTAAGATGTATCATAAGCTATGTACATTTTACAAAGCTATTCTCTGATGGAGAGGTATTCTTTGAAGTTTTCATGGTAAAGTGAGATGTTAAATTTCATTTATGCCATGTGAAATTGCATCTACTCTTCATCACTCTGTTTTGTATGTTATTTATTAAAGCTGTGGATCAGATGGTGGAGATCAATCAATACCATCTGAACTCATAATTATTAGTGAGATGAAAAacaataaatttattttatcttcCCATGTTGCAGGGTCCAAAGAAGTGGCCATTCTGGTTCAAAACGTAGGAAACAGCACTTTGAACGCAACCCTTTCTGCAAATGGTGCCAGCAAGGTCCTAGAGATTCTGAAACACCTAAATAGAAAGGTAAAGATCATAGGATTATGCCACAGTGTTCTTAGGATAATCATCGAAGCTTCAATATTGGATGACAAATGCTGTTGTATCCAACAGTGAAAGGTCAATGCACATAAGAGAATTCCTCGTCTTAATTCTGCTACTTTGTTATTGTTTTGCCTGGTTGAGTGTTTTTTTTCTGTTGTGATTATAtagcttttctttctcttttctaaaaaaaagcaaaaatctGAAATTCGCCATGTGATGACATAGTTTTCACATTTGGATTACCTGTCTTGCACCTTTTCTTCTTTGTGTGGGGTTTCCAAACACAAGAATGGCAGTCTTTTGTAATTCTGTGGGATCAGCATATATTTTTGGATTGGCCTGAATGTGTAAAAAGGGGAATGAAACATGATCAATAAGAGCCCATTTGGTAACGTGTTTTTCTTCTCGatgaaagaaatttaaagaGGAAAGGAGCGTGGAAGGGAGAGACGAAAACAAAAACATAGGCTGAAGACCAGCTGAATCGGGAATACAGTATAAATTATGGCTGTATGTCGAAGGGAGGTGGAAAAGTTTATGAGATGGACATACATTCTGCATTATCAGTGTTCTCCTTAGAAACTTAATATTGAAAGAACCCTGTTTGTGTTTAGATGACCAGCTGAATTGATAATACCATGCAAAAGACTTTCCTGGATGCATGACCTTACTACAATGTCTTACCTGCTTTTGACTGGTTCATGATTTGGTGTCATGCATGAACCATGGAAATTATACTTTGTGTTTTTCTGTCACTGTTACGTTGGAAGCTTACATTcgcctatttttttttattctgaaAACAAAGTTGTGCCgtttgttaatttgtttttgcaGGTCAATATATCAATTGATCCGGGTAAAAGCACCAATATAACATTAAATACTGGAACCGGAGAATGTAAGCTTCATATAGATCCTCCCCCTCCGGCGTTTCCTTCTCTCAAGACCATAGCGACCCCAATCAATGGTGCCTACTTCTTGATTGTTGCAGTGCTAACTTTTGGAGGAACGTGGGCTTGCTGCTTGATCAGGAAGGGGAAAGAGCGTACTGGAGGTGGAGTTCCATATCAGGAACTTGAAATGGGATTGCCGGAATCTGTTCCAGCAACCGCCGTGGAAACGGCTGAAGGTTGGGATGAAGGTTGGGATGATGACTGGGATGGAGAAAATGCGGTGAAAACACCTGGGGATCGTCTGGGAAGCATCTCTGTGAATGGCCTTACATCGAGGGCTGCAAACAAAGATGGGTGGAATGATTAGTTAGTTTAGAACAGCCAAAAGGGTGTCCAGAGTAGAGTTTgcccaaaagaaagaagaaaatggaagaaGAAGGTAAGACCGATGAGCACAGAACAAATTAGGATCGAGATACAGAATGTAAAACGTTTATTGACAAACTGCGTTGTTGAAACAAGCGGTTTTCGTGTAAtagtgagttcccagaaattaGGTCTGTATAAGTGATTCATTTTTACTGTAACTGCAACCTTGAAATGTTTACGTGACTCGTTCTATAAGCAAATACAGCTATACCAGTTCAAGCAATAAGTTTGGGTAGAAAAACATGCAGAGGTTGATTGTTTGGGTAATTTCTTTCATGTCGACATAATTTAGTAGTTGGTTTTCTTCATACTTTTAATATAGCGAGTTATCTAATTTAGACACTAACAGTGGCCGATATTCTTCCCGGGTTTCCCCAACTACAGCTCGGGCAATTTCTTGCAAGCTAAGCCACGAAACCTACAAAGCTCCAGGAACCCATTGCTAGAAGCAAAAATATAAACAGTAACAGAGAAGTAAAAACAAGTTGTATGGAAAGCGCTTTGTGGTCCAACTCCACGCTCTCCATAACCACGCGAAGTAGCAAATTCAGATCATCCGCTGAAATAAACAAAAGAGCCCGATAAAATGATTTTTAATAGAGAAGTCACCATTTCCCAAGTGGATATGGAGAATTATAGCCGCAAAAACGACTAAAAACGTGAAACCTGCTAAGCAGCGTGATATTGACACAACAAAAAACAGGAACTGCTGAGCAGCGTAGTATTGACGCATCAAAAGAGCAGGTAGGTAGGTAGGTAGTTCCAAAATCCCAACTCTTATCAAATGCCTTTGTCTTTGCATTTGGTTTCCGTGTCCAAGTAGATAGCTGGGGGGACCCAACTGGAGAAACAAAAGGCAAATTGGTTTTGCGGCTGTCACTCAATCGCAATAATTGAAAATATACCAAAGAAGAGAATACAGATTTTAGATGTGGTACTATGTACTTTCCCTTTATTGTTAGCAGG
Proteins encoded in this region:
- the LOC126594049 gene encoding uncharacterized protein LOC126594049, which codes for MDRIGFLAVFFIVFVVADVSDAAAALSKHRILIGEPQNDNTTVPGKEGSPVPSPLLPPTVSSSGGNGSDTKPVDDPSKEKVESSQPAKTPKPKVDQGPKVGLNNDTKKGEGKDVETEKKHPEPAKTSNDDPKPDTDKVKYNPKEDTDKVLKDNPKEKEKDNPKEKEKEKEKDNPKEKEKEKEKEKEKDNPREKEKEKEKQESCAGVTKIKTCAVKDVAVACIKNFSSGSKEVAILVQNVGNSTLNATLSANGASKVLEILKHLNRKVNISIDPGKSTNITLNTGTGECKLHIDPPPPAFPSLKTIATPINGAYFLIVAVLTFGGTWACCLIRKGKERTGGGVPYQELEMGLPESVPATAVETAEGWDEGWDDDWDGENAVKTPGDRLGSISVNGLTSRAANKDGWND